The following are encoded together in the Adhaeribacter arboris genome:
- the mgrA gene encoding L-glyceraldehyde 3-phosphate reductase, giving the protein MAYTPHPERYATMPYRRCGKSGLKLPALSLGLWHNFGHVDVLENSRQIIYMAFDKGVTHFDLANNYGPPPGSAEENFGKILKQDFAGYRDELIISSKAGYTMWGGPYGDWGSKKYLVASLDQSLQRMGLEYVDIFYHHRPDPETPLEETMGALDLIVRQGKALYAGISNYRPEEAAQAMAILKKLGTPCLIHQPKYSMFERWVEDGLLDLLEQEGVGCIPFSPLAQGLLTNKYLGGIPADSRAAKETGALQEEQITQDKLSQIKRLNALAEQRGQTLAQMALAWLLKDSRITSVLIGASKPEQLLDSLKCLDSPEFSGEELNAIEEILA; this is encoded by the coding sequence ATGGCTTATACTCCTCACCCGGAACGTTACGCGACCATGCCTTACCGCCGTTGCGGTAAAAGCGGTTTAAAATTACCGGCTTTGTCGCTGGGCTTATGGCATAACTTCGGCCACGTAGATGTGCTGGAAAATTCACGCCAAATTATTTATATGGCTTTTGATAAAGGCGTTACCCATTTCGATTTAGCCAACAACTACGGTCCGCCGCCCGGCTCCGCCGAAGAAAACTTCGGGAAGATTTTAAAGCAGGACTTTGCCGGTTACCGCGACGAGTTAATTATTTCTTCTAAAGCCGGTTATACCATGTGGGGCGGACCGTACGGCGATTGGGGTTCTAAAAAATACCTGGTTGCCAGCCTGGATCAAAGCTTGCAGCGCATGGGTTTAGAATACGTGGATATTTTTTATCATCATCGTCCCGACCCCGAAACGCCCCTGGAAGAAACCATGGGCGCTTTGGATTTAATTGTACGGCAAGGCAAGGCACTTTACGCGGGTATCTCGAATTACCGGCCCGAAGAAGCGGCGCAGGCTATGGCAATTTTAAAAAAACTGGGTACGCCCTGCCTCATTCATCAGCCCAAATATTCCATGTTCGAACGTTGGGTAGAAGACGGCTTACTGGATTTGCTGGAGCAGGAAGGGGTGGGCTGTATTCCTTTTTCGCCGTTAGCGCAAGGCTTGCTCACGAATAAATACCTGGGCGGCATTCCCGCTGACTCCCGGGCCGCTAAAGAAACCGGCGCCCTCCAAGAAGAACAAATTACCCAAGATAAGCTTTCGCAGATTAAAAGATTAAACGCTCTGGCCGAGCAGCGCGGACAAACCCTGGCCCAAATGGCCTTAGCCTGGCTGCTGAAAGATTCCCGGATTACTTCGGTTTTAATTGGCGCGAGCAAACCCGAGCAATTGCTCGATTCGTTGAAGTGTTTGGATAGCCCAGAATTTAGCGGAGAAGAGTTAAACGCGATTGAGGAAATTCTAGCCTAA
- a CDS encoding ATP-binding protein: MSSTIDANISKKITRLYLLALTAIALLLLVGQLLVQRSLQRQLTDSRIINIAGRQRMLSQKICKTIVLLYHQQNSTATPIYINDLQEALNLWQKSHEGLKNGYIVYLHIPVNNSAAIRQKFSRMDPLFHVLFENAQAINKYYHTHLTPTAAPLKLRTRMSTLLKNERAYLQSMDQIVFQYDAEASERVNNSQRMENIVLFFTLGILLLEALFVFRPAVTQIKSTIQQLIQAKEQTQKVNNELLQANKLLAETKEALLEATNQKYQQEINEQKLRSTYLIEGQEEERKRVAREIHDGLGQMLTALKYGIEKTSDAVPPTAPTQQHLNELRQLVSQTITEARTISFNLMPAVLSDFGLASALKLLTNQVASGANVNISFTTNWNGKRLAKNTEIGLYRVSQEALHNAVKYAKANAIQVELQAKKKYIHLSISDNGQGFAHANLILPTGNNSLAQGISNMKERVFLLNGKLNISSKPGEGTQIHVKVPFLALDHD; encoded by the coding sequence ATGAGTTCTACTATTGATGCAAACATATCTAAAAAAATTACTCGCCTTTATTTATTGGCGCTTACGGCGATAGCTTTGCTTTTATTGGTGGGACAATTATTAGTACAGCGTTCTTTACAGCGCCAACTTACCGATTCCCGCATCATAAATATTGCCGGGAGGCAGCGGATGTTAAGTCAGAAAATTTGCAAAACAATCGTTTTACTTTACCACCAGCAAAATTCAACGGCTACTCCTATATATATAAATGATTTGCAAGAAGCCTTAAACTTGTGGCAGAAAAGTCATGAGGGGTTAAAGAACGGTTATATCGTTTATTTACATATTCCTGTAAACAACAGCGCCGCTATCCGGCAAAAGTTTTCCCGCATGGACCCGCTTTTTCACGTTTTGTTCGAGAATGCCCAAGCTATCAACAAGTACTATCATACGCATCTCACCCCAACGGCAGCACCTCTAAAATTACGCACTCGTATGAGTACCCTTCTGAAAAATGAACGGGCTTATTTGCAGTCCATGGACCAGATTGTATTTCAATACGATGCCGAAGCCTCCGAGCGGGTAAATAATTCCCAACGGATGGAGAACATTGTGTTGTTCTTTACCTTAGGCATTTTGTTACTGGAGGCTTTATTTGTGTTCCGGCCCGCCGTTACTCAAATTAAAAGCACCATTCAGCAGCTTATTCAAGCCAAGGAGCAAACCCAAAAAGTTAACAACGAATTACTTCAGGCCAATAAATTGTTGGCCGAAACCAAGGAAGCTTTACTGGAAGCTACAAATCAGAAATACCAGCAAGAGATAAATGAACAAAAGCTTCGCTCGACGTACCTGATTGAAGGTCAGGAAGAAGAACGAAAACGGGTTGCTCGGGAAATTCACGATGGCTTGGGCCAAATGCTTACGGCTCTTAAATACGGCATCGAAAAAACCAGTGATGCCGTGCCGCCTACCGCGCCTACTCAACAGCATTTAAACGAATTGCGCCAGTTAGTAAGTCAAACCATAACGGAAGCCCGCACTATTTCTTTTAATTTAATGCCTGCCGTGTTAAGTGATTTTGGTTTGGCTTCTGCTTTGAAATTATTAACCAACCAGGTAGCCTCGGGCGCCAACGTAAACATTTCCTTTACCACCAACTGGAACGGGAAAAGATTAGCTAAAAATACCGAAATCGGCCTTTACCGGGTAAGTCAGGAAGCGCTGCACAATGCCGTAAAATACGCCAAAGCCAATGCTATACAGGTTGAGCTTCAGGCAAAAAAGAAATACATTCACCTATCTATTTCCGATAATGGCCAGGGATTCGCCCATGCTAATTTAATTTTACCTACCGGGAATAATAGTTTGGCGCAAGGCATCAGCAACATGAAAGAACGCGTATTTTTATTAAATGGCAAACTAAACATTAGCTCTAAACCCGGCGAAGGCACCCAAATACACGTAAAAGTACCTTTCCTGGCTCTCGACCATGACTAA
- the nirD gene encoding nitrite reductase small subunit NirD, which yields MIQTPPSADRLAAVSFWFKAAEVSAFPENGGACVKYQDQQIAVYHFAKRNEWYASQNLCPHKQQMILARGLIGDQCGEPKVACPFHKKTFSLLTGENLNGECYHIETYPVKIEDGYVYIGLRD from the coding sequence ATGATACAAACGCCTCCTTCTGCCGACCGCCTTGCTGCTGTTTCTTTTTGGTTTAAAGCCGCCGAAGTAAGCGCCTTCCCGGAAAACGGTGGGGCCTGCGTGAAATACCAGGACCAACAAATTGCGGTATATCACTTTGCCAAGCGCAACGAGTGGTATGCTTCTCAGAACTTATGTCCGCATAAACAGCAAATGATTTTAGCGCGCGGCCTTATCGGCGACCAGTGCGGCGAACCCAAAGTGGCTTGTCCGTTTCACAAAAAAACCTTCTCGTTGCTAACCGGTGAAAACCTGAACGGCGAGTGCTACCACATTGAAACTTACCCGGTTAAAATTGAAGACGGCTACGTGTACATCGGTTTGCGGGATTAA
- a CDS encoding glycosyl hydrolase, with translation MMQQIYLWMKNRGYNFSIIAVFALSFFITFLSLAQTAEIKSEAENASHVLTGLEIANAIPGFSGTGYAWGFDNSTDNILFNFSIPTAGKYELSVIYTSPYGEKKTSMQLDQLASTEQQFLNTGQGFNALKTGAYELTAGQHTLRFTHNWGYYGIDYILVKPVASGPLVGVDLVDGKAEAEVGILSGVAVATTPTGYTGSGYVNGFDNATDKLTIHFNGKAGLYELQIGYTAPYGEKGYDFSVNAETGSGMFANTGNTFSVKTAGKFLLHNGVNTFTLNNGWGYYGIDYIKLIPSIAPLPVKPPKQLVDAQASQATRALFSYLIDQYGTKTLSGQQDDVDYVLQTTGKEPAIGAFDLIDYSPSRIENGANPEGTSERYIAWAKKNEGNGIITLAWHWNAPTDLINEAPDKLWWSGFYTRATTFDLAAALANKQGEKYKLLIRDIDAIAVQLKKFQDADVSVLWRPLHEAAGTWFWWGAKGPEAYKELWRILYDRLQNHHQLHNLIWVFTSDTKIEWYPGDAYVDVIGMDIYTNAADNMSGNWASMMDLYGGRKLVTLSESGTLPIPDRVRGYGTWWSWFAIWNGEYIKNQPVELLKSVYNDEDVITRNELPNWRVYGRPTVSVTDPANNGQFLVCETPVLTAQAADKEGRVTQVAFWASGTLLGTDTTPGDGWKLEWKNAPVGTYQIIAEATDNEGNSTKSTAVTITVKPDVQAPVIALKAPKLVIPAEDHLLKTISLSSFIASVTDNCGPAPIVRVKSVSSDEAATGGGSGNTKVDIIISPDGQSVQVRAERAGTGDGRVYVLTVEALDRAGNVGLATYQVQIPKSASKPAIAGTPVYTVTGNYAQTIAARQTTSAEVPAKVTPAVKVYPNPAKGNYLTVEVFAAAKQEVNLTLRNTNSQNVVNSRHALQAGVNHIQVPLAKVTDGFYMLQVQDGKEVVSRKVIISKQ, from the coding sequence ATGATGCAACAAATTTATCTTTGGATGAAAAACCGTGGCTATAACTTTTCGATAATAGCTGTTTTTGCACTTAGTTTTTTTATAACATTTTTATCATTGGCGCAAACTGCCGAAATTAAATCGGAAGCGGAAAATGCGAGTCATGTTTTAACCGGTTTAGAAATTGCGAATGCCATTCCTGGTTTTTCCGGTACGGGCTACGCCTGGGGGTTTGACAATAGTACCGACAATATTCTCTTTAACTTTTCCATTCCAACCGCCGGTAAATACGAACTATCGGTTATCTACACTTCTCCTTACGGGGAGAAAAAAACTTCCATGCAGCTCGACCAACTGGCCAGTACGGAACAACAATTCCTGAATACCGGGCAAGGGTTTAACGCTCTAAAAACCGGCGCATACGAATTAACCGCCGGGCAACATACGCTTCGGTTTACGCATAATTGGGGATATTATGGCATCGACTATATTTTAGTTAAACCCGTTGCTAGCGGCCCCCTCGTCGGAGTAGACTTGGTAGACGGCAAGGCCGAAGCCGAAGTTGGTATTTTAAGCGGCGTAGCGGTGGCAACTACCCCTACCGGCTATACGGGTAGCGGTTACGTAAATGGTTTTGATAATGCGACCGATAAATTAACGATACACTTTAACGGGAAAGCCGGTTTATACGAATTGCAGATTGGCTATACCGCACCCTACGGCGAAAAAGGCTACGATTTTTCGGTAAATGCCGAAACGGGCAGCGGTATGTTTGCCAATACCGGTAATACTTTTTCTGTTAAAACGGCGGGTAAATTTCTGCTGCATAATGGGGTAAATACTTTTACCCTGAATAATGGCTGGGGTTACTATGGCATTGATTACATTAAACTAATACCATCTATCGCGCCTCTGCCGGTAAAACCACCCAAGCAGTTGGTAGATGCCCAAGCTTCGCAAGCTACCCGGGCTTTATTTTCTTACCTGATTGACCAGTACGGTACCAAAACGCTGTCGGGGCAGCAAGATGATGTAGATTATGTCTTACAGACCACCGGCAAAGAGCCGGCTATCGGAGCTTTTGATTTAATCGACTATTCGCCTTCCCGGATTGAAAATGGCGCTAATCCCGAAGGGACATCAGAAAGATACATTGCCTGGGCGAAGAAAAACGAGGGTAACGGGATTATTACGCTGGCCTGGCACTGGAATGCGCCCACTGATTTAATAAACGAAGCGCCGGACAAATTATGGTGGTCGGGTTTTTATACCCGGGCTACCACCTTCGATTTAGCCGCTGCTTTAGCCAATAAACAAGGCGAAAAATACAAACTTTTAATCCGAGATATAGATGCCATTGCGGTGCAATTGAAGAAATTCCAGGATGCCGACGTATCGGTATTGTGGCGGCCCTTGCACGAAGCCGCCGGTACTTGGTTCTGGTGGGGGGCGAAAGGTCCGGAAGCCTACAAAGAACTGTGGCGCATTCTGTACGACCGTTTACAAAATCATCACCAACTGCATAACCTTATCTGGGTGTTTACCAGCGATACCAAAATAGAGTGGTACCCGGGCGATGCGTACGTAGACGTGATCGGGATGGATATTTACACCAACGCGGCCGATAACATGAGCGGCAACTGGGCGTCGATGATGGATCTGTACGGCGGCCGGAAATTGGTTACCTTATCTGAAAGTGGCACCTTGCCTATTCCGGATAGAGTGCGGGGTTATGGCACCTGGTGGTCCTGGTTCGCTATCTGGAACGGCGAATATATTAAAAACCAGCCGGTAGAATTATTAAAATCCGTTTATAACGACGAAGACGTGATTACCCGCAACGAGCTGCCGAACTGGCGCGTGTACGGCCGGCCAACCGTATCGGTAACGGATCCGGCTAACAACGGCCAGTTCCTGGTTTGCGAAACCCCGGTACTTACCGCGCAAGCTGCCGATAAAGAAGGGCGAGTAACACAAGTAGCTTTTTGGGCCAGCGGCACTTTACTGGGTACCGATACGACACCGGGCGACGGATGGAAACTCGAATGGAAAAATGCTCCGGTGGGTACCTACCAAATTATCGCCGAAGCCACCGATAACGAAGGCAACTCTACTAAATCAACCGCGGTTACGATTACGGTTAAACCAGATGTACAAGCTCCCGTTATTGCGTTAAAGGCTCCCAAACTAGTTATCCCGGCCGAAGACCATTTACTTAAAACCATTAGCCTGAGCAGTTTTATCGCTTCGGTTACGGATAACTGCGGTCCGGCGCCCATCGTCCGCGTTAAATCGGTAAGCAGTGACGAAGCGGCAACGGGCGGGGGCAGCGGTAATACCAAGGTTGATATTATCATCAGCCCGGATGGCCAATCGGTACAGGTAAGAGCCGAACGGGCGGGAACCGGCGATGGCCGGGTATACGTGCTTACCGTGGAAGCTTTAGACCGGGCCGGCAATGTAGGATTAGCAACGTACCAGGTACAAATACCAAAAAGTGCCAGTAAACCAGCCATTGCCGGAACACCGGTGTACACCGTTACTGGTAATTACGCGCAAACCATCGCTGCTCGCCAAACTACTTCGGCCGAAGTACCAGCGAAAGTAACACCGGCGGTAAAAGTTTATCCGAACCCGGCGAAAGGCAATTACTTAACCGTGGAAGTATTTGCCGCGGCAAAACAAGAAGTAAACTTAACTCTACGCAACACCAACTCCCAAAACGTGGTAAATTCCCGCCATGCCTTACAAGCCGGCGTTAACCATATTCAAGTGCCCTTGGCAAAAGTAACGGATGGATTCTACATGCTGCAAGTGCAGGACGGGAAAGAAGTTGTATCCAGAAAAGTAATTATTTCGAAACAGTAG
- a CDS encoding cupin domain-containing protein, with protein sequence MSEKNKEVIFQEIKQQLTGQQFAIDKQDQTRPWGGFFVISENQAQQFADTYFDGMPIEDLKISGKLSPKILVVAPHMRLSWQYHHRRAEIWKVIQGQVGVITSPTDEEGELKTYAVGGLITLEQGERHRLVGLDDWGVLAEIWQHTDANNPSDEEDIIRVQDDFGR encoded by the coding sequence ATGTCAGAAAAAAACAAAGAGGTTATTTTTCAGGAAATTAAACAGCAATTAACCGGGCAGCAGTTTGCCATCGATAAACAAGACCAAACCCGGCCTTGGGGCGGCTTTTTTGTAATCAGCGAAAACCAGGCGCAGCAATTTGCCGACACGTATTTTGACGGGATGCCCATCGAAGATTTAAAAATTTCGGGTAAACTAAGTCCTAAAATCTTGGTAGTAGCGCCGCACATGCGTCTGTCATGGCAATACCATCACCGCCGGGCCGAAATCTGGAAAGTCATTCAAGGCCAAGTAGGCGTAATCACCAGCCCCACTGACGAAGAAGGCGAACTGAAAACCTACGCTGTTGGCGGCCTGATTACCTTGGAACAAGGCGAACGCCACCGCCTGGTTGGCCTGGATGATTGGGGCGTGCTGGCCGAAATCTGGCAACATACCGACGCCAATAATCCTTCCGACGAAGAAGACATTATCCGGGTACAAGATGATTTCGGCCGGTAG
- the nirB gene encoding nitrite reductase large subunit NirB: MSRLVAQPQHIVVIGNGMVGFKFCEKLVAKAQPGTFQITVFGEEPRPAYDRVHLSAYFSGTTAEELTMAPVEWYAQNNINLHLGELVTSVDATTQTITTHKGESISYDKLILATGSSAFVPPINGVEKEGVFVYRTIEDLDAMLEYAPKARTAAVIGGGLLGLEAAKAAVDMGLTTHVIEFASRLMPRQLDEAGSEMLKRKLESLGISIYLNKSTTAILGEPGVEKMLFADGSELNVDMIIVSAGIKPRDELAIKAGLAVGPRGGIMVNDNLQTSDANIYAIGESALHGGMIYGLVAPGYDMADTVVTNLLGGEKTFKGFDMSTKLKLIGVDVASFGDAFASPATSRSIVFEDKAKGIYKRINISEDGKYLVGGILVGDAGNYNMLLQTVQNKIILPQDPEDLILGSRGGASESAGAGVMSLPDEALICSCENVSKGDICSSVTDGTCTDVAGIKKCTKAGTGCGGCVPMVNDLLNATLKQMGKEVKKVLCEHFDYSRQELLDLVKVNNIRSYDELLHSHGRGDGCEVCKPAVASIMASTWNELILKQATIQDTNDRYLANIQKGGTYSVVPRIAGGEITPEKLIVIGQVAAKYGLYTKITGGQRIDMFGARVDQLPDIWEELINAGFESGHAYGKSLRTVKSCVGSTWCRYGLHDSVGFAIQVEERYRGLRSPHKLKGGVSGCVRECAEAQSKDFGIIATEKGWNLYICGNGGAKPQHAQLFATDLDTETCIKYLDRFLMFYIKTAEPLNRTATWLNKMEGGMEYLRQVIVEDSLGICADLDREMQFMVDTYACEWKEVVNNPELRQRFQHFINTPEPDPSIRFKPERGQKVPVV, encoded by the coding sequence ATGAGCCGTTTAGTAGCGCAACCACAACATATAGTAGTAATCGGAAATGGCATGGTGGGTTTTAAGTTTTGCGAAAAACTAGTTGCTAAAGCCCAGCCGGGTACTTTCCAAATTACCGTTTTCGGGGAAGAACCTCGTCCCGCTTACGACCGCGTACATCTAAGCGCGTATTTTTCCGGTACAACCGCCGAAGAGCTAACCATGGCGCCGGTAGAGTGGTACGCGCAGAATAACATCAATCTGCATTTAGGCGAATTAGTTACCAGTGTAGATGCTACTACCCAAACTATTACCACCCATAAAGGAGAATCCATCAGCTACGATAAGTTAATATTAGCTACTGGCTCCAGCGCTTTTGTGCCACCCATTAACGGCGTGGAAAAAGAAGGCGTTTTCGTGTACCGCACCATCGAAGATTTAGATGCCATGCTGGAATACGCGCCTAAAGCCAGAACTGCCGCTGTTATTGGGGGTGGTTTATTGGGTCTGGAAGCGGCCAAAGCCGCGGTGGATATGGGCTTAACCACGCACGTCATAGAGTTTGCTTCCCGGTTAATGCCGCGGCAACTCGACGAAGCCGGGTCCGAAATGTTGAAGCGAAAACTCGAAAGCCTGGGCATCAGCATCTATTTAAATAAAAGTACTACCGCCATTCTGGGAGAACCGGGGGTAGAAAAAATGCTTTTTGCGGATGGGAGTGAGTTGAATGTAGATATGATTATTGTGTCGGCGGGTATTAAGCCGCGCGATGAATTAGCGATTAAAGCTGGTTTGGCCGTGGGGCCACGGGGTGGTATCATGGTGAATGATAATTTACAAACGTCGGATGCAAATATTTACGCTATCGGCGAGAGTGCTTTACACGGTGGCATGATTTACGGCTTGGTAGCTCCTGGTTATGATATGGCCGATACGGTTGTAACTAACTTGTTGGGCGGCGAGAAAACCTTTAAAGGTTTCGATATGTCTACCAAACTGAAATTAATTGGCGTAGATGTAGCTAGTTTTGGGGATGCTTTTGCCAGCCCGGCCACGAGCCGCTCCATAGTTTTCGAAGACAAAGCCAAAGGTATTTACAAGCGCATTAACATTTCGGAAGACGGCAAATACTTAGTAGGTGGTATTTTGGTAGGCGATGCCGGCAACTACAACATGCTGCTGCAAACGGTACAGAATAAAATTATCCTTCCCCAAGACCCGGAAGATTTAATCCTGGGTTCCCGGGGTGGTGCCTCCGAATCGGCCGGAGCCGGTGTAATGAGTTTGCCCGACGAAGCTTTAATTTGCTCCTGCGAAAACGTAAGTAAAGGCGATATCTGTTCGTCGGTAACCGACGGAACCTGCACCGATGTGGCCGGCATAAAAAAATGCACCAAAGCCGGAACGGGTTGCGGGGGCTGCGTACCGATGGTGAATGATTTACTCAATGCTACCTTAAAGCAGATGGGTAAAGAAGTGAAAAAAGTATTGTGCGAGCACTTTGATTATTCCCGGCAAGAGTTACTTGATCTTGTAAAAGTGAACAACATCCGCAGCTACGACGAATTGCTGCACAGCCACGGTCGCGGCGATGGTTGCGAGGTGTGCAAACCAGCCGTGGCTTCTATCATGGCTAGCACCTGGAACGAACTTATTTTAAAACAAGCCACCATCCAGGATACCAACGACCGCTATCTCGCCAATATCCAGAAAGGCGGCACGTATTCGGTTGTGCCTCGCATTGCCGGTGGCGAAATTACCCCGGAAAAATTAATCGTAATTGGGCAAGTAGCCGCTAAATATGGCTTATACACCAAAATTACGGGTGGCCAGCGCATTGATATGTTTGGCGCCCGCGTAGATCAGTTGCCCGATATTTGGGAAGAATTAATAAATGCCGGTTTTGAAAGTGGTCATGCTTACGGCAAAAGCTTACGTACCGTGAAAAGCTGCGTGGGGTCTACCTGGTGCCGCTACGGCTTACACGACTCCGTAGGATTTGCTATTCAGGTAGAAGAACGTTACCGGGGTTTGCGTTCGCCGCACAAACTAAAAGGCGGCGTTTCGGGTTGCGTACGCGAATGTGCCGAAGCCCAATCGAAAGACTTTGGTATTATTGCTACCGAAAAAGGTTGGAACTTGTACATCTGCGGCAACGGTGGGGCCAAACCGCAGCACGCCCAGCTTTTCGCCACCGACCTCGACACCGAAACCTGCATTAAATACCTCGACCGGTTCCTGATGTTCTACATTAAAACGGCCGAACCCTTAAACCGTACCGCTACCTGGTTAAACAAAATGGAAGGCGGAATGGAATACCTGCGTCAGGTAATTGTGGAAGATTCTTTAGGAATTTGCGCCGACCTGGATCGTGAGATGCAGTTTATGGTAGATACTTATGCCTGTGAATGGAAAGAAGTAGTAAATAATCCGGAGTTGCGCCAGCGCTTCCAACACTTCATTAACACTCCCGAACCCGATCCATCTATCCGCTTTAAACCTGAACGGGGCCAAAAAGTACCGGTGGTTTAA
- a CDS encoding glycoside hydrolase family 27 protein, which produces MKRILFLITGLITSIFAFSQGNNYAQNYKKFDGLAMTPPMGWNSWNKFACNVDENLIKQVADAIVATGMKDAGYTYINIDDCWHGERDSLGFIHPDPKRFPSGMKALADYIHSKGLKMGVYSDAGSQTCGGRPGSRGYEFQDAQMYAKWGVDYLKYDWCNTEGLKAEGAYKTITAALRKAGRPMVLSICEWGNDKPWIWGPTVGHSWRTTGDIFNCFDCVEDHGSWKSWGVMQILDKQEGLRQYAGPGHWNDPDMLEVGNGMPEHQDRAHFTMWSMIAAPLIAGNDLRKMSKETIGILTNKEVIAVNQDKLGIQGFKYAAKDSVETWLKPLENDKWAVVFLNRGKAAKPVEFDWQKTPITDDFAKRELNAAKTTYKLRNVWIKKDAGTTKKAFKATIPKQDVVMLLLSK; this is translated from the coding sequence ATGAAAAGAATACTTTTTTTAATTACCGGGTTAATAACCTCCATTTTCGCATTCAGCCAGGGGAACAACTACGCCCAGAACTACAAAAAATTTGATGGATTGGCCATGACGCCGCCTATGGGCTGGAACAGTTGGAATAAATTTGCCTGCAACGTTGACGAAAACTTGATTAAGCAAGTGGCTGATGCCATAGTAGCCACCGGGATGAAAGATGCCGGCTATACTTATATTAATATCGACGATTGCTGGCACGGCGAACGCGACAGTCTAGGATTTATTCACCCGGACCCGAAGCGTTTTCCCTCGGGCATGAAAGCCTTAGCCGATTATATTCACTCTAAAGGTTTAAAAATGGGTGTTTACTCCGACGCCGGTTCGCAAACCTGCGGCGGCCGGCCCGGAAGCCGGGGCTACGAATTTCAGGATGCTCAGATGTACGCCAAGTGGGGCGTCGATTATCTAAAATACGACTGGTGCAACACCGAAGGCTTAAAGGCCGAAGGCGCCTACAAAACCATCACCGCTGCTTTACGCAAAGCCGGCCGGCCTATGGTTTTAAGTATCTGCGAATGGGGCAACGATAAACCCTGGATTTGGGGACCAACCGTGGGCCATTCATGGCGGACAACCGGTGATATTTTCAACTGCTTTGATTGCGTGGAAGACCACGGCTCCTGGAAATCCTGGGGCGTAATGCAAATACTGGACAAGCAAGAAGGATTGCGCCAGTACGCCGGCCCCGGCCACTGGAACGACCCGGACATGCTGGAAGTAGGCAACGGGATGCCGGAACACCAGGACCGCGCGCACTTTACCATGTGGAGCATGATTGCCGCCCCGCTCATTGCCGGTAACGATTTACGCAAAATGAGCAAAGAAACCATTGGCATTCTCACCAACAAAGAAGTAATCGCTGTAAATCAGGATAAACTGGGCATTCAAGGCTTTAAATACGCCGCCAAAGATAGCGTAGAAACCTGGTTGAAACCCCTGGAGAATGATAAATGGGCCGTTGTTTTCCTGAACCGCGGCAAAGCCGCGAAGCCCGTAGAATTTGATTGGCAAAAAACGCCTATTACCGACGATTTCGCGAAAAGAGAACTAAATGCCGCCAAAACCACCTATAAGCTCCGTAACGTATGGATCAAGAAAGACGCGGGCACTACTAAAAAAGCTTTTAAAGCCACCATCCCGAAGCAAGATGTAGTCATGCTGTTATTATCAAAATAG
- a CDS encoding response regulator transcription factor, translating to MTKIKVLLADDHTLVRNGIRSMLENSTDLEIVGEAQNGAEALTKVKELAPDILLIDIAMPVMTGIEATAQVSKLYPNTRCLVLSMHHDEDYILKSVEAGAYGYLLKDNTREEMLRAIRSVATGEKYFSPSVSNVIVESYLQKLKEPETPPAPKKKLSKQEKAVLKFIVEGSNSREIAEKLNLSVRTVDNHRASMMKRLKVKNAVELVRKALDEKLV from the coding sequence ATGACTAAAATAAAAGTATTACTCGCCGATGACCATACGCTGGTCCGGAATGGCATTCGCTCGATGCTGGAAAACTCCACTGACTTGGAAATTGTGGGGGAGGCTCAAAATGGAGCCGAAGCACTTACCAAAGTAAAAGAGCTAGCACCGGATATATTATTAATTGATATTGCCATGCCCGTGATGACCGGGATTGAAGCCACCGCCCAGGTAAGTAAGCTCTACCCTAACACCCGCTGCCTGGTACTCTCCATGCACCACGACGAAGACTACATTTTAAAATCGGTAGAAGCGGGAGCTTACGGTTATTTGTTAAAAGATAATACGCGCGAAGAAATGCTCCGGGCCATCCGGAGCGTAGCTACCGGCGAAAAGTATTTTAGCCCTTCGGTTTCAAATGTAATTGTAGAATCTTACCTGCAAAAGCTTAAAGAACCGGAAACTCCACCTGCCCCGAAAAAGAAACTATCCAAACAAGAAAAAGCCGTCCTAAAATTTATTGTAGAGGGTTCGAACAGTCGCGAAATTGCCGAAAAATTAAATTTAAGCGTGCGCACCGTAGATAATCACCGAGCCAGCATGATGAAACGCTTGAAAGTAAAAAATGCGGTGGAATTGGTAAGAAAAGCTTTGGACGAGAAATTGGTATAA